The following proteins are co-located in the Brevibacillus laterosporus DSM 25 genome:
- a CDS encoding Rrf2 family transcriptional regulator, whose product MRFTKATNYALHTMLMLVAASPVKPVGVQQLAESQGVSPTYLSKILTRLVKAGMIESISGANGGYRLSRKKDDITFLDIIHAIEGTSSLFECDFLHGDECLIQAVMREAEEKMESHLKKMKLADLAQKQKQTQM is encoded by the coding sequence ATGAGATTCACAAAAGCAACAAATTATGCTCTGCACACCATGCTCATGCTGGTTGCCGCTTCTCCGGTCAAGCCGGTAGGCGTCCAACAGTTGGCGGAATCCCAAGGTGTTTCACCAACCTATTTGTCCAAAATTTTAACGAGGCTCGTGAAAGCAGGTATGATCGAATCGATTTCAGGAGCCAACGGAGGCTATCGGTTATCCCGCAAAAAAGACGATATAACATTTTTGGATATTATCCACGCGATTGAAGGCACTAGCTCCTTATTTGAGTGCGATTTTCTCCACGGCGACGAATGCTTGATTCAAGCTGTAATGAGGGAAGCGGAAGAGAAGATGGAGTCGCATCTCAAAAAAATGAAATTAGCGGATTTGGCCCAAAAGCAAAAGCAAACACAAATGTAA
- a CDS encoding ABC transporter permease, with the protein MKTYMFKRLMIMIPTLIGSSLLIFFLFALTPGDYVDTNPKLSPERKIELKALYGLDKPIIERYFVWAGNVLQGDLGYSLQYQQPVTTILGQYIWSSFLIAFTSTTLTWIIAISIGVFSATRQYSLFDSLVTIGVFAAMALPAFFVGLLAIKIFAVDLALLPPGGILTTGSNATGMAYVIEVAKHMILPVTVLTMLSVGSLTRYFRTNILEVIRQDFIRTARAKGLKEKVITYKHALRNALLPAITLLGFELPALFGGAIITEKIFNWPGVGQVYMQALSLRDYPLLMGFTMFIALLTIISNLLADLLYGVVDPRVRLK; encoded by the coding sequence ATGAAAACCTACATGTTCAAGAGACTGATGATTATGATTCCAACTTTGATTGGCTCTTCGCTCTTAATCTTTTTTCTCTTTGCGCTTACCCCGGGTGATTATGTGGATACCAATCCTAAGCTAAGTCCCGAGAGAAAAATTGAGCTAAAAGCGTTATACGGTTTAGATAAACCCATTATAGAGCGTTATTTTGTTTGGGCGGGCAATGTATTACAAGGAGATTTGGGATATTCCCTTCAATATCAGCAGCCTGTAACAACCATTTTAGGACAATATATATGGAGTTCTTTCTTAATCGCGTTCACCTCCACTACATTGACTTGGATCATTGCCATCTCGATTGGTGTTTTTTCCGCAACTAGACAATATTCTTTGTTTGATTCGCTTGTAACAATCGGCGTTTTTGCCGCTATGGCCTTACCAGCATTTTTCGTAGGTTTACTTGCTATTAAAATATTTGCAGTTGACCTTGCATTATTGCCGCCTGGAGGAATTCTTACAACTGGTAGCAATGCAACGGGTATGGCCTATGTTATTGAGGTTGCTAAACACATGATTTTGCCTGTTACAGTATTAACCATGTTGAGTGTTGGCTCCCTAACTCGGTATTTCCGTACCAATATATTAGAAGTGATTCGTCAGGACTTTATTCGAACAGCTCGCGCTAAAGGCTTAAAAGAAAAAGTGATTACCTACAAGCATGCTCTTCGCAATGCTTTGCTGCCTGCCATTACCCTGCTCGGCTTTGAACTCCCCGCCCTTTTTGGAGGAGCAATTATTACGGAAAAAATTTTTAACTGGCCCGGAGTTGGTCAGGTGTATATGCAAGCGTTATCACTTAGAGATTATCCCTTACTAATGGGATTTACCATGTTCATCGCGTTACTTACCATTATCAGTAATTTGCTGGCTGATTTGTTATATGGTGTTGTCGACCCGCGGGTGAGACTAAAATAG
- a CDS encoding ABC transporter ATP-binding protein, giving the protein MKELLLDVQHLKKYFPLADGSFPSSKGQIKAVDDLSFSIRKGEAFGLVGESGSGKSTAGRTILRMLEKTSGDVYYNGIDLSTLSPKELRKMRPAMQFIFQDPYSSLNPRIRIGDAIGEALLDHGLVAKRNLRERVQQVMDLCGLAPYHYDRFPHEFSGGQRQRIGIARAIILQPDFIVADEPVSALDVSIQAQIINLFQDLQEKHSLTYLFISHDLSVVEHLCTTIGVMYLGSFMEVAPRDELFAHPQHPYTQALLSAVPVPNPTVRRERIVLQGEIPSPANPPSGCKFHTRCPYATSLCSEQAPLYREIGTNHYVACHFV; this is encoded by the coding sequence ATGAAAGAGTTATTACTTGATGTACAACATTTAAAAAAATATTTTCCTTTAGCCGACGGTTCCTTTCCATCTAGTAAAGGGCAAATAAAAGCAGTTGATGACCTCTCCTTTTCGATCAGAAAGGGGGAAGCATTCGGGCTGGTCGGAGAATCGGGAAGTGGAAAAAGCACGGCGGGACGAACGATTCTGCGAATGCTCGAGAAGACTTCAGGAGATGTCTACTATAATGGCATTGATCTATCTACCCTCTCACCTAAAGAGCTAAGAAAGATGCGCCCTGCGATGCAATTTATTTTTCAGGACCCATACAGCTCACTTAATCCTCGTATTCGGATTGGAGATGCAATCGGAGAAGCGCTGCTTGATCATGGATTGGTAGCCAAGCGCAACCTACGTGAACGTGTACAACAAGTAATGGACTTGTGCGGTCTTGCCCCTTATCACTATGACCGATTTCCTCATGAGTTTTCTGGTGGTCAACGACAACGCATTGGCATTGCTCGCGCGATTATTTTACAGCCTGATTTTATCGTTGCGGATGAGCCTGTATCAGCACTCGACGTTTCCATCCAGGCGCAAATTATCAATTTATTTCAGGATTTACAGGAAAAGCACTCACTTACCTATCTATTTATTTCGCATGATTTAAGCGTGGTGGAACACCTTTGTACAACGATTGGGGTGATGTACTTAGGCTCCTTTATGGAAGTGGCCCCGCGCGACGAATTATTTGCACATCCCCAACATCCCTATACTCAAGCACTTCTATCGGCTGTGCCTGTTCCAAATCCCACAGTCAGACGAGAGAGAATCGTGTTGCAAGGTGAAATTCCCAGTCCAGCAAATCCGCCATCCGGGTGCAAATTTCATACAAGATGCCCATATGCAACCTCATTGTGCTCCGAGCAAGCGCCCCTTTATCGGGAAATTGGAACCAATCATTATGTCGCGTGCCATTTCGTGTAA
- the opp4C gene encoding oligopeptide ABC transporter permease, with the protein MNTIVKNDLETGIQTASYSKSSLWGQSFKKLQKNKIAIIGLCFLVIIFLFCFLGPLLSPYTLGKINAALINKPPSMSHWLGTDALGRDILTRLMQAGRISLTVGLASMVLSVFLGTLLGVLAGYFRGWIDTIIMRVSDILMTIPELPMLFILAAVLSEWKVPSNYRLYIVMIMLSIVGWAGLARLVRSQILSLREQEYIQAAKVLGLRNSRILFRHLLPNIFPLLIVVATLRVGGAILSESTLSYFGLGIVPPTATWGNMIDSANTLIDFQKRPWLWIPPGLAIFVTVISINLLGDGLRDALDPKMKK; encoded by the coding sequence ATGAATACTATTGTTAAAAATGACTTAGAGACTGGCATCCAGACTGCCTCTTATTCTAAGTCCTCACTATGGGGACAATCCTTCAAAAAATTACAGAAGAACAAAATAGCGATTATAGGGCTTTGTTTTCTCGTCATCATCTTTCTTTTTTGTTTTCTAGGACCACTGCTATCCCCTTATACATTAGGAAAAATTAATGCAGCACTGATCAACAAGCCACCAAGCATGTCCCATTGGCTAGGAACGGATGCTCTGGGTCGGGATATTTTAACTCGGCTTATGCAAGCTGGTCGAATTTCTTTAACTGTCGGTCTCGCTTCCATGGTTCTCTCTGTCTTTCTTGGAACCTTGCTTGGTGTTCTAGCTGGATATTTTCGTGGGTGGATCGACACAATCATCATGCGTGTCTCAGATATCCTGATGACAATTCCTGAATTACCGATGCTGTTTATCTTAGCAGCTGTATTATCTGAGTGGAAGGTTCCTTCTAATTACCGCTTATATATTGTCATGATTATGCTTAGTATCGTTGGCTGGGCCGGTTTAGCGCGCCTCGTTCGCAGTCAAATTCTGAGTCTACGCGAACAGGAGTATATTCAAGCAGCTAAAGTTTTAGGTCTTCGCAATAGTCGAATTTTATTTCGCCACCTACTTCCCAACATTTTTCCTTTGTTGATTGTTGTAGCAACATTGCGGGTTGGTGGGGCAATCTTGAGTGAGTCAACGCTTAGTTATTTTGGACTTGGCATCGTCCCCCCTACAGCAACATGGGGTAACATGATTGATTCCGCTAACACCTTAATTGATTTTCAAAAAAGACCGTGGCTCTGGATTCCGCCTGGCTTAGCCATTTTTGTAACAGTCATCTCCATTAATTTACTAGGAGATGGATTGCGCGATGCTTTAGACCCGAAAATGAAAAAGTAG
- a CDS encoding manganese catalase family protein — MWIYEKKLQYPVRVSKCDPQMAKYLMEQYGGADGELAAALRYMNQRYTVPDKVIGLLNDISTEEFAHLEMIATMVYKLTKDATPEQLEEAGLGAHYASHDKALFFHDAAGVPFTATYFQAKGDPIADLYEDIAAEEKARATYQWLINMTDDVDLIDSLSFLREREIVHSQRFREAVEILKADREQQKIF, encoded by the coding sequence ATGTGGATCTATGAGAAAAAGTTACAGTATCCTGTTCGCGTAAGCAAATGTGATCCTCAAATGGCAAAGTATTTGATGGAACAATATGGTGGAGCTGATGGAGAATTAGCAGCTGCTCTACGATATATGAATCAGCGCTATACAGTTCCTGACAAGGTCATTGGGCTACTAAACGATATTTCCACAGAAGAATTTGCCCACCTCGAAATGATTGCAACAATGGTATATAAGCTAACGAAGGATGCTACTCCTGAACAACTAGAAGAAGCAGGTCTTGGCGCACATTACGCAAGCCACGATAAGGCTCTGTTTTTTCATGATGCAGCCGGTGTTCCTTTCACGGCTACATATTTTCAAGCAAAGGGTGATCCAATTGCAGACTTGTATGAGGATATTGCTGCTGAAGAAAAGGCAAGGGCTACATATCAATGGTTGATTAATATGACTGATGATGTCGACCTAATCGATAGCCTTTCTTTTCTTCGCGAACGTGAAATTGTGCATTCTCAACGGTTCCGTGAAGCAGTGGAGATTTTAAAAGCAGATCGTGAACAACAGAAGATTTTTTAA
- a CDS encoding GerAB/ArcD/ProY family transporter — MNGNRIYSISFMQYTLLIHGIQVATSVLSLPRQLAEIASTDGWIALVLSWLVNLVFSVIMVVVMRQYPEDTFFELLGRLFGKAISKFIIALIALHFAFSAWSTFISTMLYTKAWFLTMTPIPFILLLVVIPAYITARKHILAIARYCEIVFFLTLWMAPVLLIPLREGYLIHLLPVFKEGWSPILQAMPTTTKAYLGFEILFIIYPYLRRKDLAVHGIVLGNTLTMLIYVFSTLVCFIFFSPDEIFDYNQPVLNLLKLIEFRFLERFDIIFLAMYLFVISTSLIPFIYGASVSGASLFGTKSHGPYVLVICISTILFASWLKPSWFESLRWNQWASYSGLIVSYLLPVLLYLSIKIYQKITPKEASR; from the coding sequence TTGAATGGAAACCGCATATACTCCATCAGTTTTATGCAGTACACCTTGCTGATTCACGGCATTCAAGTGGCGACCAGCGTCTTGTCCCTTCCACGTCAGCTTGCGGAGATAGCCTCGACCGACGGCTGGATTGCGCTGGTGCTGTCGTGGCTGGTTAATCTGGTTTTCAGCGTAATTATGGTTGTTGTAATGCGGCAATACCCGGAAGATACCTTTTTTGAATTGTTGGGGCGGCTCTTTGGTAAAGCTATCAGCAAGTTCATTATTGCGTTGATTGCGTTGCATTTTGCATTTTCGGCATGGTCCACATTCATCTCCACCATGTTGTATACAAAGGCATGGTTCCTGACTATGACGCCTATTCCGTTTATTTTGCTGTTGGTCGTTATTCCCGCCTATATTACAGCGAGGAAGCATATTCTTGCTATCGCTAGATATTGTGAGATTGTGTTCTTCTTGACCTTATGGATGGCTCCAGTGCTGCTAATACCATTGCGTGAAGGCTATTTAATTCATCTGCTTCCGGTTTTCAAAGAAGGCTGGAGTCCCATCCTGCAGGCGATGCCGACAACGACGAAAGCTTATCTCGGATTTGAAATTTTATTTATCATCTATCCGTACCTGCGCCGCAAAGATCTGGCAGTCCACGGTATCGTGCTGGGCAATACGTTGACTATGCTTATTTATGTGTTCAGCACGCTCGTCTGCTTTATTTTTTTCAGTCCGGACGAGATTTTTGATTACAATCAACCGGTTTTGAACTTGCTGAAGCTCATCGAATTCCGCTTTCTGGAAAGGTTCGACATCATTTTCCTGGCTATGTATCTATTTGTCATCTCCACCTCACTGATTCCATTTATATATGGCGCCTCTGTCAGCGGAGCAAGCCTGTTCGGTACAAAGAGCCATGGCCCGTATGTGCTCGTAATCTGCATCAGTACAATCTTGTTTGCCTCGTGGCTGAAGCCTTCCTGGTTTGAATCGTTACGCTGGAATCAGTGGGCAAGCTATTCCGGCCTGATAGTTTCTTATCTCCTGCCTGTTCTACTATATCTATCCATCAAGATTTACCAGAAGATAACGCCTAAGGAGGCGAGTCGTTAA
- a CDS encoding class I SAM-dependent methyltransferase, with protein MENIWHERFNSEEYMYGEEPNVFIQQQAFRLEKCQKVIAFAEGEGRNAVFLAKRDHEVTAIDYAESGLQKTKKLAQKYAVDVHTKKKDLLVDNVSNEEYDAAIMVFGHFHRDDQKMIFNKMKNAIKPEGIIMLEVYSKDQLHYGTGGPTDLTMLYEPQEILTWCEGLEVIHFFYGEQERVEGKAHTGLAHVIQLVVRKRS; from the coding sequence ATGGAAAATATATGGCATGAGCGTTTTAATTCGGAGGAATATATGTATGGGGAAGAACCTAACGTATTTATTCAACAACAAGCCTTTCGATTAGAAAAATGTCAAAAAGTTATAGCATTTGCAGAGGGGGAAGGTAGGAATGCTGTTTTTTTAGCAAAAAGAGATCATGAAGTGACAGCAATTGACTATGCTGAGAGTGGTCTACAAAAAACGAAAAAACTAGCTCAGAAGTACGCCGTTGATGTGCATACCAAAAAAAAAGACCTATTGGTAGATAACGTATCAAACGAGGAATATGATGCGGCAATAATGGTATTTGGACATTTTCATAGGGATGATCAGAAAATGATTTTTAATAAAATGAAAAATGCTATAAAGCCTGAAGGGATTATTATGCTTGAGGTGTACTCCAAAGACCAATTACATTATGGTACAGGTGGACCCACAGATCTTACTATGCTTTACGAACCACAAGAAATTCTTACTTGGTGCGAAGGTCTTGAGGTGATCCATTTCTTCTATGGAGAACAAGAGCGAGTGGAAGGAAAGGCGCATACCGGTTTAGCCCATGTCATTCAACTTGTAGTAAGAAAAAGAAGCTAA
- a CDS encoding ABC transporter substrate-binding protein, which translates to MSRAFIHSFFTFLLGAFLLVGCNSEGAPPSTSNAPTSEQADAQAQTLQVQNAGDVVIAATDKSKSPVSAKNRKDTVVVALTEPGGVFNPYFYHNGYDGNVTSVMFSPLVDIDRNGKPAPKLAEKWDISADQLTYTFHLRKNLKFSNGEPLTADDVAFTLTILHDKTYDGETEIAEAHIKGGSAYKEGKTKTIEGIKVIDPQTIEITTEKVNARSLLLLGGHVLSKAYYGKGYEPGKLDYLRTLHTKPVGAGPYKFEKFIPGQEVRFVANEYYYEGKPAITHFIYKTTDGDTTQFFQTGETDYGSFPANADNLELLKSLGFANINIYTSTAYSYLSFNHSKPYLKDKRVRQALIYGLDRQQIVDAAYQGYAQIANVPVAPVSWAYTEDVNPYAYDVNKAKQLLDEAGWKEGSDGIREKDGKKLVLHYLTTKSKVSDVLIPIAKENYKLIGIQLEAELMDYPALVARTDKGDHDLASFSTTMLGDPSDGVVQFSSTGGGSFTNTHGYSNPKVDELLAKSVGTLDIEKRKEAYKELYQALSDDPPFIFLNYRKILSGHNARVEGFEPNGYTGISSSLPNLKIVE; encoded by the coding sequence ATGAGTAGAGCTTTTATACATTCATTCTTCACATTTCTGTTAGGGGCTTTCTTATTAGTCGGTTGCAATAGCGAGGGAGCACCCCCATCCACCTCTAATGCCCCAACCAGTGAACAGGCAGATGCCCAGGCTCAAACATTGCAAGTTCAAAACGCAGGTGACGTGGTTATCGCTGCTACAGACAAATCAAAATCGCCTGTATCGGCTAAAAATAGAAAAGACACGGTTGTAGTAGCTTTAACAGAACCAGGCGGGGTTTTTAATCCATATTTTTATCACAATGGTTATGATGGGAACGTTACCTCCGTGATGTTTTCCCCACTTGTTGATATTGATAGGAATGGGAAACCAGCTCCAAAATTAGCAGAAAAGTGGGACATTTCCGCCGATCAGCTTACATATACCTTTCACCTGCGTAAAAATCTGAAATTTAGTAATGGAGAGCCCTTGACTGCTGATGATGTCGCCTTCACTCTAACTATTTTGCATGATAAAACGTATGACGGGGAAACAGAAATCGCTGAAGCGCACATTAAAGGCGGGAGTGCATATAAAGAAGGTAAAACAAAAACCATTGAGGGAATTAAAGTAATCGATCCACAAACAATCGAGATTACCACAGAGAAAGTAAACGCTCGTTCTCTTCTCCTACTTGGTGGTCACGTTTTGTCCAAAGCCTATTATGGAAAAGGTTATGAACCAGGTAAGCTTGACTACCTACGTACATTGCATACAAAACCGGTCGGAGCTGGCCCTTACAAGTTTGAAAAGTTTATCCCCGGTCAAGAAGTGAGATTTGTGGCCAATGAGTATTATTACGAGGGTAAACCTGCCATTACCCATTTTATTTATAAAACAACCGATGGCGATACAACTCAGTTTTTCCAAACGGGCGAGACTGACTATGGCTCCTTCCCTGCTAATGCTGATAATCTGGAGCTTTTAAAAAGTCTCGGTTTTGCAAACATCAATATTTATACTTCGACTGCCTATAGTTATCTATCGTTTAACCATAGCAAACCTTATTTAAAAGACAAACGTGTTAGACAGGCGCTAATCTATGGGCTTGATCGTCAACAAATCGTGGATGCTGCCTATCAGGGTTATGCACAAATAGCTAATGTGCCTGTAGCCCCTGTATCCTGGGCGTATACTGAAGATGTGAATCCCTATGCTTATGATGTGAATAAGGCTAAACAACTACTGGATGAAGCTGGGTGGAAAGAAGGCTCAGATGGCATCCGGGAAAAGGACGGGAAAAAACTAGTTCTTCATTACTTGACTACGAAAAGTAAAGTAAGTGATGTGCTCATTCCCATCGCGAAGGAAAATTACAAATTAATCGGTATTCAACTAGAAGCAGAATTAATGGATTACCCAGCACTTGTAGCAAGAACAGATAAAGGTGATCACGATCTTGCTTCCTTTTCTACTACGATGCTAGGAGATCCATCTGATGGTGTTGTTCAGTTCTCTTCTACGGGTGGAGGTAGCTTTACAAATACACATGGTTATTCCAATCCTAAGGTGGATGAACTGCTTGCAAAAAGTGTAGGTACGCTTGATATTGAAAAACGCAAAGAAGCTTATAAGGAACTTTATCAAGCATTAAGCGACGATCCTCCGTTTATTTTCCTGAATTATCGAAAAATTTTATCAGGTCATAATGCACGAGTGGAAGGATTTGAACCCAACGGTTACACCGGTATAAGCTCAAGCCTACCTAACCTGAAAATTGTGGAATAA
- a CDS encoding Ger(x)C family spore germination protein — MRRIITIAILLIALFPVSGCNYTTIENMTLSLLIGMDLDNDGNLVFAISSPVFSKEAKDKEEEFEVHSTTLRHSREGFDKRSLGLTTAGKTQIVVIGNKLAKQKNWSTLLDPFYRDTKSTVTARVVYYDGPIDELIRFTPKNKPRLPLYLSNLVETGLFRNETTKTTIQEFHRQLKENGITPSITALRKETELVLSGTALLDKASRVKMVVDSDETKLIYILRKRTKGEFPFTLHLPNAPGQDIDKVDTKQISINLQGIETTTRARYEKDRFIFDVNVHSTAYVSERLFPFKIVKSPEGLEKMIEENLEQKFAALIRKLQKAKLDPAGFGMYARAYAYPHWKKVKESWLDNFQKARVNIKVNVKIIGVGSVT, encoded by the coding sequence ATGCGCCGGATAATCACAATCGCAATTCTGCTGATCGCATTATTTCCGGTTTCTGGCTGCAACTATACAACGATCGAGAATATGACTCTGTCGTTGCTTATCGGAATGGATCTGGATAATGACGGAAATCTGGTGTTCGCGATCTCCAGTCCGGTCTTCTCGAAGGAGGCGAAAGATAAAGAAGAAGAGTTTGAGGTCCATTCGACAACATTGCGCCATTCACGCGAAGGCTTCGATAAACGGTCGCTGGGCTTGACCACGGCAGGCAAGACACAGATCGTGGTTATCGGAAATAAACTCGCCAAGCAGAAAAATTGGTCAACGCTACTCGATCCGTTCTATCGGGATACAAAAAGCACTGTCACGGCGCGTGTCGTCTATTATGATGGTCCGATTGACGAACTGATTCGTTTTACACCCAAAAACAAACCGCGCTTGCCATTGTATTTGTCAAATCTCGTCGAAACAGGCCTGTTCCGGAATGAGACGACCAAGACCACAATACAGGAGTTCCATCGCCAACTGAAGGAAAATGGCATTACGCCAAGCATTACAGCCCTTCGCAAGGAAACAGAGCTTGTCTTGTCCGGCACTGCGTTATTGGATAAAGCTTCTCGCGTAAAAATGGTAGTTGATTCAGATGAAACCAAGCTGATTTATATATTGAGAAAAAGAACAAAGGGTGAATTTCCTTTTACGTTACATCTTCCGAATGCTCCAGGACAAGACATTGATAAAGTGGACACGAAACAGATTAGCATCAATCTTCAGGGCATCGAGACCACAACGCGAGCCCGGTATGAAAAGGACCGTTTCATATTTGATGTGAATGTTCACTCCACCGCCTATGTTTCAGAGCGATTATTCCCGTTCAAAATCGTGAAATCTCCGGAGGGGTTGGAAAAAATGATTGAGGAGAATTTGGAACAGAAATTTGCCGCCCTGATTCGCAAATTACAAAAGGCGAAACTTGATCCAGCCGGATTCGGCATGTATGCACGGGCCTACGCCTATCCGCATTGGAAAAAGGTGAAGGAGAGCTGGCTGGACAATTTTCAGAAAGCGAGAGTTAATATAAAGGTAAATGTAAAAATCATTGGTGTGGGGTCCGTCACTTAA
- a CDS encoding ABC transporter ATP-binding protein yields the protein MNGSKQPFNSNPMEHREEQIHISEAENVNIHTGEEQETVLDVKHLSTYFHTDEGIVKAVHDVSFQMKEGQIVCIVGESGCGKSVTAMSLMGLISGPMGTIVNGEVWFDHRDLLKISAKDMQQLRGNELAMIFQEPMTSLNPVLPIGEQIMEPLIEHLHVSKKDAFEKAIDLISLVGIARPEEIARSYPHQLSGGMLQRIMIAIALSCNPRLLIADEPTTALDVTIQAQILDLLRKIKQQSNTSILLITHDLGVVAEMADYVIVMYAGKVIEEGPVIDLFLQPKHPYTQGLLRSKPVMNQRTNRLYSIPGQVPNPIGLGDSCYFAERCEHRKPQCLKKQPHLSPVSDRQKVACWLYEEEQA from the coding sequence ATGAATGGTTCAAAACAGCCTTTTAACTCCAATCCGATGGAACATCGTGAAGAACAAATCCATATTTCTGAAGCAGAAAATGTAAATATACACACTGGTGAGGAACAAGAGACAGTCTTAGATGTCAAACATCTGTCTACCTATTTTCATACTGATGAAGGGATTGTCAAAGCCGTTCATGATGTTAGCTTTCAAATGAAGGAGGGCCAAATCGTCTGTATTGTTGGTGAATCTGGATGCGGTAAGAGTGTTACAGCGATGTCTCTTATGGGTCTTATATCTGGACCTATGGGTACGATCGTCAATGGTGAAGTCTGGTTTGATCATAGGGATTTATTGAAGATTTCTGCTAAAGACATGCAACAGTTACGCGGAAATGAATTAGCGATGATTTTTCAGGAACCTATGACTTCTTTGAATCCTGTATTACCCATCGGAGAACAAATCATGGAACCATTAATCGAGCATCTTCACGTTAGCAAAAAAGATGCGTTCGAAAAAGCAATCGATTTGATTTCCTTAGTAGGGATTGCACGGCCAGAAGAAATTGCTCGTTCTTACCCCCATCAATTAAGTGGTGGTATGCTCCAGCGAATCATGATTGCCATTGCTCTTAGCTGTAATCCGCGTCTACTGATTGCTGACGAGCCTACTACGGCACTAGATGTAACGATTCAAGCCCAAATATTAGATTTATTACGTAAAATTAAACAACAATCAAACACCTCTATCCTCCTGATAACGCATGATTTAGGCGTCGTTGCAGAAATGGCTGATTATGTAATTGTTATGTACGCAGGCAAAGTGATAGAAGAAGGTCCTGTTATTGATTTATTTCTCCAACCGAAGCATCCCTATACACAGGGATTATTACGTTCCAAACCAGTGATGAACCAACGGACCAATCGACTTTATTCAATACCAGGTCAAGTTCCCAATCCAATTGGATTAGGCGATTCCTGTTACTTTGCCGAGCGTTGTGAGCATCGTAAGCCACAATGTCTAAAGAAACAGCCTCATCTATCCCCCGTATCCGATAGACAGAAAGTAGCCTGCTGGTTGTATGAGGAGGAGCAAGCATGA